In Gemmatimonadales bacterium, the DNA window TACGCGTGGTGCGCCGAGCGCGGCGTGCCGCACGCGCGGCTCGGCAAGCTGATCGTCGCCACGACGGCCGACGAGGAGCCGCGGCTCGAGGAGATCCTCCGCCAGGCCGGGGCCAACGGCGTCACGTCGCTGGTGCCGCTGTCGGCCGCCGGGGTGCGCGCCCTGGAGCCGAACGTCCGTGCGACGCGGGGCCTGTGGTCGCCGGACACCGGCATCGTGGACTCGCACCGGCTGATGGCGAGCCTGCTGGCCGACGCGGAGGCGCACGGCTGCGCCGCGGCGTGGCGCCACGAGGTGATCGGCGCCGAGCCGGCGCGCGGGGGCGGCTTCCGCGTCGCGGCGCGGAGCGGCGGCGAGACCACCACGCTCGAGGCGCGGACGGTGGTGAACGCGGCGGGCCTCGACGCCGACACGGTCGCCGCGCTCCCGGGGCTCGACCCGATCGCCGCGGGCTACCGGCTGCACTTCGCGCGCGGGCACTACTTCCGGGTGCACCCGCGCCGGGCGCACCTGGTGCGCCACCTCGTCTACCCGACCCCGCGCCTCTCGCACCTCGGCATCCACGTCACGCTCGACCTGGCGGGCGGCGTGCGCCTGGGACCCGACGCGGAGTACCTCGCCGAGCGCGTCCAGGACTACGGCGTCTCGCCGGGGCTCCGCGACACGTTCTTCGCCGCCGCCTCGCGCTACCTCGAGGGCCTCGAGCCGGAGGACCTCTCGCCCGACCTGGCCGGGATCCGGCCCAAGCTCCAGGGCCCGGGCGAGCCGTTCCGGGACTTCGTGATCGCCGAGGAGTCGGGGCGCGGCCTCGCGGGCTGGATCAACCTTGTGGGCATCGAGTCGCCGGGGCTAACCTGTTGCCTCGCCATCGCCACGGCCGTGGCGGACCTGCTGGAGGAGAACGCGTGATCACCCGCGACCGGCTGAACGCACTGCTCGAGGGCATGCCGCACCGCCGCATCGTCGTCGTGGGCGACGCGATGCTCGACATCTACCTGATCGGCGACGTCGAGCGCATCTCGCCCGAGGCGCCGGTACCGGTGGTGCGCGTGGCGGAGCGCCGCTACGCGCTGGGCGGCGCGGCGAACGTCGCGGCCAACGTCGCCGCCATCGGCGCGGAGGTCACGCTGGTGGCCACCGTGGGCGACGACCGGCGCGGCGAGCAGCTCCGCACCGAGATGGTGGCGGCCGGGATCCGCGACGACGGCATCGTCACCACGCCGGAGCGCCCCACCACGTCCAAGACGCGCGTGGTCGCGCGCGGGCAGCAGATGCTGCGGTTCGACGAGGAAGAGGACGCGCTGCTCGAGGGCGAGACCCTGGAGGCGCTGCGCAAGCGACTGGCCAAGACGATGCGCGACGTGGACGCGGTGCTGCTCGAGGACTACAACAAGGGCGCGCTCGCGCCGCCGGTCATCGAGACCACGCTGCGGGTGGCGCGCGAGCGGGGCATCCCGTCGGTCGTGGACCCGAAGTTCAAGCAGTTCTTCGCCTACAAGGGCGCCACCGTCTTCAAGCCGAACCGGCGCGAGCTGGAGGCCGCCATCGGCGCCGTGCTGGACATCGAGCACGCCGACACGCTGCCCGCCGTCATGGAGCGCCTGGAGGTGGAGAACCTGCTCCTCACGCTCGGCGCGCACGGGATGGCGCTCCTGACCCGGAGCGGCGGCGTGGAGCGGCTGAGCTCCCACGCCCGCGAGGTGTACGACGTCTCGGGGGCCGGCGACACGGTGACCGCGTGGGTCGGCACCGCGCTCGCGGCCGGGGCGACGGTCTTGGAGGCGGCCGAGCTGGCCAACTACGCGGCCGGCATCGAGGTGGCCAAGGCGGGCGTCGCGGTGGTCTCGCGCGACGAGGTCCGGGCCCTGTTCGAGCGCCAGTTCGACGAGGTCGGGATGTTCCGGCGGGGAGGCGTGCTCTAGGCGGTCGCCCCGAGCGCCTCCTCGTACACGCGGACGGTCTGCTCGGCGGCGCGCCGCCAGGTGTAGAACGGCGCGCGCTCGCGTGCCCGGGCGGCCAGGCTCTCGCGCAGCGCGCGATCCGACGCGAGGCGCCGCATCGCGGCCGCCAGGGCGCCGGCGTTGTCGGGCGGGAACGGCAGGCCGGCGTCGCCCGCGATCTCCGGCAGCGAGCCGCCGGTCGAGATGAGCGACGGCGTCCCCATGTGCATCGCCTCCACCACCGGGAGGCCGAAGCCCTCCAGCCACGACGGCAGCACCAGCGCCAGGGCGCCCGCGTACAGCGCCGCGAGCCGCGCGTCGTCCATCCCGCCGAGGAACCGCATCCACGCCTTCACGCCCGAGCGGATGGCGCCGCGCCTGAGCGTGTCGGCCCCCGGGCCACCCTCGCCCACCAGCGCCACGGTCGCGCGCCGCTCCGGCGGCTGCATCCCGAGGGCCTCGACGATGGCGCCGAGGTTCTTCCGGTCGTCGAACCCGCCCACGTAGAGGAAATACGGGTCCTTCAGGTCGAACTCGGCGCGCACCGCCGACACGCGCGCCGGCTCGGGCGCCAGGTCGAACGCGGGTGCCGCGCCCTCGACCGTCACCGCGATCCGCTCGCGCTCGACGCCGAGGTGGCGCGCGATGCTGCCGGCCGTCCACTCCGAGACGGCGATGATGCGCCGGGTCTTCCGCAGCACCAGCCACTGCTCCATCTCGTGGCGCGCCGCGGCCCTCAGGCCGCCGTGCACGGCGAGCTCGGGGCGCTCCCGGTCGGCGAGGTCGTGGATCGTGGCCACCACCGGGCAGGGCGAGTGCCACGGCACGCCCCAGTGCGCGGGCGCGTGGAACAGCTCGATGTGCTCGCGCCGCAGCGCGCCGGGGAGCCAGCGGTGCTGCCACAGCGCCTGGGGGCGCACGAAGCGCAGCACGCGCGGAATCTGATCGAGGCCGTGGACGGGGTGGATCGGCGCATCGGAGAACAGCACCGGCTCGACCCGCCCCGACGCCGCCAGCGCGCGCACCAGCTCGGCCGTGTAGCGGTTGAAGCCGCGCCGGTCGGGGCCGGCCAGCAGCCGGGCGTTGATGCCCACTCGCAGGGGCGAGCCGTCGCGGCGCGCGGTCATGCGCCGCTAATGCTAGCGCGCTCTGGCGCGATCCGCCAAAAGGGCCTACGATGACTGCCCGTGGAAGCCGAGCCGCTCGAGTCGAGTCCGCCTGCGCCGGGCGCCCGCCCCGGGACGTTCGCGGCCCGGGTGGCGAGGAGAACGGCGGCCTCACCGCGGTGGTGGGCGGTGGTGGGCTCCCGGCTGGTGCGGCTGGGCGAGCTGCTGCGTCGCAGCAGACTGGACGCCACCCGGGAGGCCGAGGCGGCGCTGGCCGGATCGCCGGCGCTCGCCGCGCGCATGGTGCTCGACGGTCCCTTCCGGGGGATGCGATACCCTGCGCCGCGCGCGTTCGGCAGCATGCTGTACCCGAAGCTGGTGGGCAGCTACGAGTGCGAGCTGCACCCCTGGCTCGAGCAGCTGCGCCGCCGACCGTACGCCCACGTGATGGACATCGGCTGCGCCGAGGGCTACTACGCCGTCG includes these proteins:
- a CDS encoding NAD(P)/FAD-dependent oxidoreductase, translating into MDADAVVVGAGVVGLACARELAARGREVVLIERHERFGVETSSRNSEVIHAGLYYPAGSLKARLCGAGSRRLYAWCAERGVPHARLGKLIVATTADEEPRLEEILRQAGANGVTSLVPLSAAGVRALEPNVRATRGLWSPDTGIVDSHRLMASLLADAEAHGCAAAWRHEVIGAEPARGGGFRVAARSGGETTTLEARTVVNAAGLDADTVAALPGLDPIAAGYRLHFARGHYFRVHPRRAHLVRHLVYPTPRLSHLGIHVTLDLAGGVRLGPDAEYLAERVQDYGVSPGLRDTFFAAASRYLEGLEPEDLSPDLAGIRPKLQGPGEPFRDFVIAEESGRGLAGWINLVGIESPGLTCCLAIATAVADLLEENA
- a CDS encoding glycosyltransferase family 1 protein, which codes for MTARRDGSPLRVGINARLLAGPDRRGFNRYTAELVRALAASGRVEPVLFSDAPIHPVHGLDQIPRVLRFVRPQALWQHRWLPGALRREHIELFHAPAHWGVPWHSPCPVVATIHDLADRERPELAVHGGLRAAARHEMEQWLVLRKTRRIIAVSEWTAGSIARHLGVERERIAVTVEGAAPAFDLAPEPARVSAVRAEFDLKDPYFLYVGGFDDRKNLGAIVEALGMQPPERRATVALVGEGGPGADTLRRGAIRSGVKAWMRFLGGMDDARLAALYAGALALVLPSWLEGFGLPVVEAMHMGTPSLISTGGSLPEIAGDAGLPFPPDNAGALAAAMRRLASDRALRESLAARARERAPFYTWRRAAEQTVRVYEEALGATA
- a CDS encoding PfkB family carbohydrate kinase, whose product is MITRDRLNALLEGMPHRRIVVVGDAMLDIYLIGDVERISPEAPVPVVRVAERRYALGGAANVAANVAAIGAEVTLVATVGDDRRGEQLRTEMVAAGIRDDGIVTTPERPTTSKTRVVARGQQMLRFDEEEDALLEGETLEALRKRLAKTMRDVDAVLLEDYNKGALAPPVIETTLRVARERGIPSVVDPKFKQFFAYKGATVFKPNRRELEAAIGAVLDIEHADTLPAVMERLEVENLLLTLGAHGMALLTRSGGVERLSSHAREVYDVSGAGDTVTAWVGTALAAGATVLEAAELANYAAGIEVAKAGVAVVSRDEVRALFERQFDEVGMFRRGGVL